Proteins co-encoded in one Flavobacteriaceae bacterium MAR_2009_75 genomic window:
- a CDS encoding NUDIX domain-containing protein, translated as MYKVFVNELPLILTNKLSETANGEYFLLNENSIQDAIKLLRKKKLSTAYVYHPNHEEILKKFTKEIPLVVAAGGVVTNEIGEVLFIYRNDKWDLPKGKLDKGESIEDCAIREVMEETGVKNLRIENFLKTTYHVFSNNGKYTLKEVHWYAMKTDYTGKLRPEKKEGIVKVKWKGPQKIQKALQNSYPNIKLLFGD; from the coding sequence ATGTATAAAGTTTTTGTGAACGAATTACCGTTGATCTTAACAAATAAGCTCTCGGAAACCGCCAATGGTGAATATTTTTTGTTGAATGAAAATTCCATTCAAGATGCTATCAAATTACTGAGAAAGAAAAAACTCTCTACAGCCTATGTTTACCACCCCAATCACGAAGAAATTTTAAAAAAGTTTACGAAGGAAATTCCTCTTGTTGTCGCTGCGGGTGGTGTAGTAACGAATGAAATCGGTGAGGTGCTTTTTATCTATAGAAATGATAAATGGGATCTGCCGAAAGGTAAACTTGATAAAGGTGAGTCAATTGAAGATTGTGCCATACGTGAAGTCATGGAAGAGACAGGAGTAAAAAACCTACGAATAGAAAATTTCTTAAAAACTACCTATCATGTTTTCAGTAACAACGGAAAGTACACATTAAAGGAGGTGCATTGGTACGCCATGAAGACTGATTATACGGGCAAACTTCGGCCTGAGAAAAAAGAAGGTATAGTAAAAGTCAAATGGAAAGGGCCTCAAAAAATACAAAAAGCACTTCAAAATTCTTACCCCAATATTAAACTTTTGTTCGGTGATTGA
- a CDS encoding BirA family biotin operon repressor/biotin-[acetyl-CoA-carboxylase] ligase — protein MHLIKLDATPSTNDYLKALSASSSLADFTTVWAIQQSKGKGQMGSVWLSDIGKNLTFSVLKNNLNLLVSESYILNVCVSLVLYDFLNDLNVPQLSIKWPNDILSGTSKLCGVLIENQLKGNQVSSAIIGIGLNVNQTDFRSLKNVTSLKLLFGRDFNLDNLLSKIMVKLQSIFIALKENGREAFWKAYENVLFRKDKPSTFEDTHGQKFMGFIREVSIDGQLVVELEDQIFKKFNLKELKLLY, from the coding sequence ATGCATTTAATCAAACTTGATGCCACGCCCTCTACAAATGACTATTTAAAGGCCCTATCTGCATCAAGTAGTCTAGCTGATTTTACAACTGTGTGGGCGATACAACAGTCGAAAGGTAAAGGTCAAATGGGATCCGTTTGGCTGTCAGATATTGGTAAGAATCTGACTTTTAGTGTTTTAAAAAATAATTTAAATTTATTGGTCAGTGAGAGTTATATTTTAAATGTTTGCGTTAGCCTTGTGCTCTATGATTTTCTAAACGACCTGAATGTACCTCAGTTAAGTATAAAATGGCCGAACGACATTCTGTCAGGCACTTCTAAACTCTGCGGTGTTTTAATAGAGAACCAGTTAAAAGGTAATCAAGTAAGCTCTGCAATCATTGGTATTGGACTAAATGTAAATCAAACTGATTTCCGCTCTTTGAAAAACGTAACGTCGTTAAAATTGTTGTTCGGTCGTGATTTTAATTTAGACAATCTACTGTCTAAAATAATGGTAAAGTTACAAAGCATTTTCATAGCGTTGAAAGAAAATGGCAGAGAAGCATTTTGGAAAGCGTATGAAAATGTGCTTTTTAGAAAAGATAAGCCATCAACCTTTGAAGATACCCACGGCCAAAAGTTTATGGGCTTTATACGTGAAGTTTCAATTGACGGTCAATTGGTAGTAGAGTTGGAAGACCAAATATTTAAAAAGTTTAACCTGAAAGAATTAAAGTTGCTTTATTGA
- a CDS encoding ribosome-associated protein has translation MQESKASADELIALILQGIEEVKGQDINLLDLRDIENTVCDYFIICNGTSNTHVNAIVGSIRKTVSKAIKDKPWHVEGEDNAEWILMDYVNVVVHVFQKQIREFYDIEGLWGDAKVTSVESSLNQ, from the coding sequence ATGCAAGAAAGCAAAGCCAGTGCAGATGAATTAATTGCATTGATCTTACAAGGGATTGAAGAAGTTAAAGGACAGGATATTAATTTACTCGATCTTAGAGATATTGAAAATACCGTTTGTGACTACTTTATAATATGTAATGGTACTTCTAATACGCATGTAAATGCAATAGTAGGCTCGATTCGAAAAACAGTTAGCAAAGCTATCAAAGATAAACCTTGGCATGTAGAAGGTGAAGACAATGCCGAGTGGATTTTGATGGATTATGTTAATGTGGTCGTACATGTTTTCCAAAAACAGATTCGAGAATTTTATGACATTGAGGGTCTGTGGGGAGATGCCAAAGTAACTTCAGTGGAAAGTAGTTTAAACCAGTAA
- a CDS encoding orotate phosphoribosyltransferase codes for MVLDKNTAKKTAELLLQINAIKLKPENPFTWASGWKSPIYCDNRILLSYPSIRNYVREEMAKQVEELYGKPDVIAGVATGAIGIGALIADVLGLPFIYVRPEPKKHGRKNQIEGQLEANQTVVVIEDLISTGNSSLNAVTALIEAGANVKGMLAIFTYGFEVASENFENRGIELHTLSDYDHLIEQASETHFVKDNQLNALRAWREEPSQWQQ; via the coding sequence ATGGTTTTAGACAAAAACACTGCCAAAAAAACAGCCGAGCTTCTACTGCAAATTAATGCAATAAAGTTGAAACCCGAAAATCCATTTACATGGGCTTCCGGATGGAAATCCCCTATTTATTGTGACAACCGAATTTTGCTTTCCTACCCTTCAATACGTAACTACGTTCGCGAAGAAATGGCCAAGCAAGTCGAAGAGTTGTACGGCAAGCCTGATGTGATTGCAGGGGTGGCGACCGGGGCTATAGGTATCGGAGCTTTGATTGCCGATGTTTTAGGGCTTCCTTTTATTTATGTGAGGCCTGAACCCAAAAAACATGGCAGAAAAAATCAAATTGAAGGGCAGCTTGAAGCCAATCAGACGGTAGTGGTTATCGAAGACTTAATCAGCACCGGAAACAGCAGTTTGAATGCCGTAACTGCTCTTATTGAAGCAGGTGCCAATGTCAAAGGAATGCTAGCTATTTTCACCTACGGATTTGAAGTCGCAAGTGAAAATTTTGAAAATAGAGGCATAGAACTTCATACTTTAAGCGATTATGACCACTTAATAGAACAAGCTTCAGAAACCCATTTTGTTAAAGACAATCAATTAAACGCACTCAGAGCATGGCGCGAAGAGCCTTCTCAGTGGCAACAATAG